ATTATGAGTTTGGATTAGAATCCTGAGTTTATAAGtgtgaataatttattgactctataaaaagtgttttttaagacattaaaagtgttttttttctaacaaaacgTGATTTTAATACGtgatactaataatttatttttgtagaggCGGCCCCAGTGTCTAGCGCTCCAGAAGAAGACAGGCGACgatcttctaatttttcaacTCACATGTCAAGAACTCTAGATGGGGAACGACGACGATCCTCtgatttttcaactattatgtCTAGAGATCCAGATGGTGACAGAAGATGCTCTGAATTTTCAATTAGAACTTCAGATGGGGACAGAAGACCATCTGATTTTTCAACTCGCATGTCAAGAAGAAAGAGCATAGATTCATCAGCTATTTTGGATACGAACTTGCGACGATGCTTAACAACTCTCGACATCACCTTATTAGCCGTGGGACAAATGATAGGAATGGGTGTTTACGTCATCATAGCTACAGTTGCCAAAAATATTGCAGGCCCTGCcatcattatttcatttctatttagTGGTGTGGCATCATTTCTAAGCGCTCTTTGTTATGCTGAACTTGGTGTTAGATATCCAAAATCTGGTTCCGCGTACTCTTATACGTATTTGGCGCTTGGCGAACTATGGGCTTTTATTGTCGGCTGGAACATGGCACTCGAATATGTCATTGGTGCCGCTGCAACAGCTAGAGCTTGCAGTGCTTACATAGATTCCTTAACGGATGGTTATATTAAAGCTTCAACCATTAATATAACAGAATCTATAAATGAGGCATTTTCGATTGAATACTTAGACTTTTTTGCTGTAGGTCTATTATTACTGGTCGTGATATTTCTTTCGTTTGGTGTTAGAATAACTTCCTatgtaaataacatattttcagTCATAAGTCTTGCTGTTATTATTGTCATTCTCGGAGTAGGTGCATATTATTCAGACATTAGTAACTGGACCGGACCAACTACAGAGGGATTTATGCCGTATGGATGGTACGGAGTTCTGGGAGCATCTGCTTCCTGTTTTTATGCTTTTGTGGGATTCGACTGCATAGCATCAGCTGGGGAAGAAACCAACTCACCCCAAAAAGCAATACCTAGAGCTACAATGATATCAATGGCTATAGCGACTGTTAGTTATGTGGGTGTCTCCATAGTGTTAACTCTAATGGTTAATTACAAAGATTTATCTGGTGATTCCGGACTCCCAGATGCTTTTGGCATGCGTGGAATTTATTGGGCAAAGTATTTGGTTGTTACAGGCGCAATTTGTGGTATGGCAACAGCAATAGTTAGCATAATATTTGCTATGACACGTGTCGTTTATGGCATGGCTGAAGATGGTTTATTGCTaacattttgttctaaaattagcCCCAGAACAAAGACACCTCTTCCTGCCATGTACATATTTGTCTCTCTATCTGGAATTTtgacattgattttaaatatcaattctttGATCGAAATAATGTCGATTGGTGCTCTTATTGCTTACCTTGTTGTGAGTATATCAGTCATTGTCTTGAGATATAAGCCacctatgattttaaaaactgctacGCGGGAATTAGACACAATTACTGAAGATAAAAGAATGTCTTTCACAGAAGAGACAGATCCTGCGGGTAGATTGAAGGAAATATATCGcgttatgtatatttttaggtttttcCCACCGCGCATGGCGCAAAAAGCGATAATTGCATTCGTAATATTTACTTTCTGCCTTTGTGGCTTCACAAGAGGATGTCTAAAGTGGATTTTTGGTGGTCAAGTATGGGCtctttttgttttcgtttgttTACTTTTGTGCGTTATATTGTCTTTGCTTATCATCGTCATGCATCATCAGTCAAATACAGAACTCAGATACAAAGTAAGCataatgtttctttctttaataaaattttttgagcataGTTCCATTGTTACAAAACTAACTGTTTAAGTTTTGttaagtaaaatgtttaagttGTTATCTTGTCATCTTTAGTGTGATACGAACAcgagtttttcattttaaaaagtggcaTTCTTTTCGTTAGAATATTATCTACAGATTTATtatcttcttttatttgttagatttaaaacaattaattcacgaaattaaacattaatggTCGATATTACATTATAATCAAAGATTTATTACCAATTCACATAGCATTTCAAACGTTATAATAACTTGAAGTAACTACTTGGCTTGATCGTTAGCTCGTAATtagacaaattaataaaattgtggcATAAATCAGGAAACCTTGATGGATAAGTGATGATTCAGGTTTGAATCCTAGTTAAGGTATTCGTATTCTGTATTAAGCACATCAAATATCTCCCAGCCAGGACCAAAGCACAtagcttaattattaaaactgctaGGAATGCCACGTAACTTTGACTCATATCAGATGACATGAACGGCGCCTGATCTTGTACCTCTCTAGTCAAATTTCCACACCACAATTAAACGAGAGAACTATGAGTTAAATCGCATTTAGCGTGCATGTTAAATCTTACGTGGTTTAATCATCTGAGCTTAGTCGGTTTCAAGGATCGAACTCACTATCCCGAGTGCTTCATCATTGGAGTAGGAGATACCATTACCAACAGAAGCATCCAGAGTGCCAATTAAGCGTAGAATTACGAAACTATCCTCAGATGCAAACGTTTTTGCATTTGATCCCGATTTCTTGCGGGATAGCCATCGACAGTTTTCGTTCTATGGAACGAATGACAAAAAGTCTTCCTGGAAAGCAGTTTAACCGAATAGTTTATTCGGaatgtttctcaatttttttaattggtttcaaaattattgaaattagtaattattaagtATGTTGTAATCCGCAGTTCATCTAATGAAGCGATGTAGCCCAGCTAATAAATTGCGTGACTCAAATAAGAgagaaattatttcttgttcTCAGTTTAACATGAACGCcgacttaaaatgtttaatagttGCAAACGCATCTCGATTTAGAGTGGCACGTCTCTAAGGGGTCATGATACATGGTTTCATGTCATTGAAATCAACGGAGATATTATCATTTGGCAAGAACAtgtcttcaaattttattaaatagcttAGAGCTACGTTTTTAACTTAGTTGTGTGCCCTTAAAAGCAAGATCATAACACATAACATTATGGTATactttttgggtatttttttatcatttttctttttacatgcTTTAAATTATGCCCCTATCTTTGaactcaaaattttgataaataattatgttatgtttttaccggatttataaagttttgctttattgaaaaaagtagaaccttttaaataaagttagtttAATCTTGGTATAGTTTACTCTAACTATGAGTTGTTGCTAAGGaattgtatgaataaaaattgtttaagcaTTGTTTCTATCTTCAATTTATATGTGCTTAAGCATTTATGGTTTCGATTAAGGAAACAGTACAAACTTTATTGAATTAGTTGCTTCTCTTCCAAATTTTCGTAGTTGAGAAAATGAtcaatgattaatattttaaaataatttgataaatgctttattgttctttttacaGGTACCATTGTTTCCATTAGTACCTGCTTTAAGTATTATTCTAAATGCCATTTTGATAGTTAATTTGCAGTTAATTACATGGGTGAGGCTTCTGGTTTGGATGGTAGTTGGTGagtaattgcaaataattttgattcattagCTAAGAGCTCTAACTTGATTGATTGTTTTCATGCacatttaaataagtgtttctATTTCATACGATAAAGGTAATCGCTAAACAGTAAACTAATcaatattttggaataatttttgttccattATACCATCCTTGAAAGCTTTCGATTAGGCCTAgagttaccaaattttagatctttaataatttaatttagttttaaaataattttgataaggttttaaaaatacttaaaatttattattttattactatatgtCATAAAGAGATAATTGTCTTAACGTTTCGTGTATTtttattggaaagaaaaatctcgtcataattttaataagcataGAAATTCCGTAAATCTTAGTTTctcattattaacaaaattaatgaaacgtTTCAGCGGTATTCACCTGTAATCAATTCAGTTTATTCCATGTTCAACAGTATTTCAAATCCATATCATCATCAGATCTTAAGAAAATCTTTAACAGCCattctaaatattattctcGGAAATTActatgtttttgattttattttttgttcaaaatgaagTCCTTAAAATCaaaagctattttattaaaaagcaaatcgCATGATAATACTTCTCTCTTTtgtgagaaatatttaatgagtttttaagtaaccaaaacttaaataagattttaaaaacaatacagtcAAGGAAGTTGTAACTTTAATGGGGCAAagtaattaagattaaattttatcctAATCGAATCAGAAATTAAGCCTATGGAATCGAGTCAGTGTTAGTttatgcaatgaaaaatatctttacatttaatgagttttaatttttatgcaaacatCTACTTAtggtcaaaatataaaattattacgaaGCAATCAGCAGGACGTCGTAAGTAAAAGGTGCAGGATATAGCACCCTAGTTTCTATAAATATTGgctatcaaaaatataatgataacaTTAATAAATCATCGTAGATGGAAGAAATTtctataaacattgaaaatttgtaccacaaagttatttaagttttacatGCCGATATCAAGTTCTATTAGTCTTTATAATAGAGATATATGAATCACATTTTTTTGATAACGTATACTTCAAGACATTAAATAATGCAGTGTATTGTGGATGCATTAATTTTGTCACATACTGGTCAATAATTACTGtgtcttttaattataaaaaaattaaattaaaaaaaaactactcttttgaaaaattttaatatttggtgttcgtaataatgtttattagcctctgaaaattttattttcgaaaatttattaattcaaaaaccaattctaatttaataagaaaaagtgaACGTAATAATAACCCAcaaaaatagctaaattttcttttaactcttTGCTTATTCTGTAAGTTCTCATAATGGCTAGCATAAATTTAGTGggagaaaaagtaataattcaatCAAAGCGTCTTCACACCTAGAAGTTGAATTTAGCTTATTATGATTCgtttaaatgaattcaaatatttaattcaagaaGTGAagctaatttgaatttatgaaacgATCTTATTTGTCTCAGCAACAggatgtatgtattttttttcccaatacaCACTTGTTATTCAGGTATcagtagggcagatttgttggccattTAGTTTAGAGACACCTTATAAGGAGGTCAAACGTTActgtaaggacagatagtacagagaatgaaagaacatccatgccttgtccagGATTCGATCCCAGGACCTGTGATGGGAGGTCAGCTCCTTGACCACTACATAGGCCAATCGAGTATGCAGAAAATAAACACTGATTTATTTTAGCGATTAtgttttaaggatttttatacGCCATCTTAAATTGCAAGaactttattacaataaaattaaagtatataataacgTTGAACACGGTAGAtagcaacaaataatttttcgaatgtTCCTTCAggtgaacaataaaaatagaaatattggaATTGAGATTCATACACAAAACACCGGAAGAGATTAAGTGTATGTCACTTCCGTGCGTACCTGTGGTTCATAAACTAGTTCCGTCATGTACGACAAGTCCTCTCATGCTCTTTCTAAACGATGCCAATCAATTCAGTGCCAAAatgtgcaattatttttaaaaattaactttttttcttcctaatcaACGATGAGTACGAAACTAACATGGAAAATCTGTTTCGCACAgcccataaaaagaaattaaaaagaaaactgcctagaaagattttttgcaatatttcagctacttttcaacattaaaaaaattgaaacttttgtcCTACCACGCTATATGTTCTGTTCATAGGATATGTTATCGAATATCAGAATTCTGCCGAGCTGCAAGTCACTGGGAGCAAGATCGGAAGGTGGATAGTAAAATTCCTTCTGTAGCAGATTTTTTTCGTCATGAAACAAGACAGTTATCCTATACCGTCTCCATCTTCTTTTGCTCCTGAACAAATCTGTCCATACATCACTTTTCCGCGGACAGCAGGAGTGACACGCTGGCTCCATCCCCTGGCAGCAGACTTGTATCTTAATGGACTACAAAAACTTATGAGAAGTATTACAGTTCCAGTGGCTTTTATGATGAGAAGTAGCTGAAATATTGCTGTATGTTTTGCAATAAATCTTTCCAGGAAATTATGGTTTCTTTCTCTAGGCCATCGGAAACTTAACTTCTAGATGGCCCTTATAATTCTTTCGGTAGTGGAATCTAAACATGTTATTCTTTCAGGTCTTGCACTTTATTTCACGTATGGCATGGAACACAGCAAACTAGATCAAGCGATGCAAACATTGAGATCTTGGGTACCAAATCAAGCGAATCTCCCAGGCCGgtctaattttaccaaaagagCAAGAAATCAACCAAGACCTTCTCAAGAAGGTCTTTTCGATAATCCCTTACCAGAAAccataattaaagaataattatttattgtaaaagatctttatgccatttaaaaaattttaaatgcttttatgtatctatataataaatatatgtactaCTTCAGTAACATTTTTTGAGTTTGTAGTGAActgtattttaaactattattaagtatactgtatattttttgacGAGTcgttatttatgtttataaaatgaatgaaatgtgTGATTtaaacacggagaaaaaaaattctgttaaaatttccgCAATGTATGacacatttctggttaaaaaatacataattctggtttaaaaaattatatgaatggTATTctaactattcatttggtagttttttcGTTAATGTATTAAGGGTTTACCGacaattctgtttttcaaaattatagctcttactaacacatatttagtaaaaaatacagaactggagagtaaatttaaccaaataaatgctttttacatGATACGgagtcatgataaaattatcgaattttattacaattaccaaattttaactcgcatttaaaactatactttattgttaattttactaaaataattatcaaagagTAACGGTAAAAATTACAAGCATTTTGGTATTCCCATGGAGCAAGAaccatattattaatttaccaTATTATAGTAGTtatgactatactttttttaagtgtatCAGTGTAATTGAAGTTTGGTGAGTAATCAGAGCAAAATctatcaggaaaaaaaacatatcggAAATTACTTCTTTTAGTGCTTacgaaagattattttttaaaattgaattttttctgaattttaaatattttttctcaataagaGGGGTTGTTGTGTTTTACCTCACCTTtgacaaaaaaacaaattgcgATCATATGGGGGCGTAACATTTTAACAATCCCTGTACTTGGAAAACAGATAAATCTGAATGTACATGAAGTTATTTAAGTGTATtactaactaaataataaaataattagcaagatatttatgaaaaaaaatttgtaatacgAATAATACGATACTAATTAGAGcatccttttttcttttccttaccTGCTGGAAAGCAGGGGCGTCAGGATACGAGATCAAAATCATTGTGATCcccaaaaaattttcctttttcatcaattttgcacattttttctgaaatcgGTAATTGTAACAATTAGGGAAACACGAGAGGTTCgacacattttttataataacacaaagaaaaattttgcttcataaagtttcacaaagaaaaaattttgaagttgacATAAATTAATAGCTTATAAATCGATACCTGtttgcattattttcttttactattataAACTGCACTTTCTATCAATGATTTTTCAAGAGTGAACAAATTCGATGGCTTGGTTCAATGGAGGTTTGACTCATATgggcttcaaaaatttattaaaatttttaaagcaagaatTAATCATCTAAAGAAATGTTACATGCAATAATTGCATCAAAAAGTGTATTTATTTACTGGTGAAAAAATAACAAGtctgaatttaaattgttaaatgaatTTAGTTTATGTTAGTAAACTAAACTAGATAAagacaatacttttatttttttattggtttcaggtttttttttcttaataatttgcaaaatcttcgttattttattactttcttttaagtTGTGCCTCTTTTTGATTTCACTTTAGGACAAAAAGGgatgataaataaatgtaaataacgTTAAGTAAGGGATAGACATTTACAGGCAAATAGCgtgttgatttttattaatttttatacggATGACAGCCAGAGATACTGTA
Above is a window of Parasteatoda tepidariorum isolate YZ-2023 chromosome 5, CAS_Ptep_4.0, whole genome shotgun sequence DNA encoding:
- the LOC107443934 gene encoding cationic amino acid transporter 4-like, translated to MDMSGHLEIVTEAAPVSSAPEEDRRRSSNFSTHMSRTLDGERRRSSDFSTIMSRDPDGDRRCSEFSIRTSDGDRRPSDFSTRMSRRKSIDSSAILDTNLRRCLTTLDITLLAVGQMIGMGVYVIIATVAKNIAGPAIIISFLFSGVASFLSALCYAELGVRYPKSGSAYSYTYLALGELWAFIVGWNMALEYVIGAAATARACSAYIDSLTDGYIKASTINITESINEAFSIEYLDFFAVGLLLLVVIFLSFGVRITSYVNNIFSVISLAVIIVILGVGAYYSDISNWTGPTTEGFMPYGWYGVLGASASCFYAFVGFDCIASAGEETNSPQKAIPRATMISMAIATVSYVGVSIVLTLMVNYKDLSGDSGLPDAFGMRGIYWAKYLVVTGAICGMATAIVSIIFAMTRVVYGMAEDGLLLTFCSKISPRTKTPLPAMYIFVSLSGILTLILNINSLIEIMSIGALIAYLVVSISVIVLRYKPPMILKTATRELDTITEDKRMSFTEETDPAGRLKEIYRVMYIFRFFPPRMAQKAIIAFVIFTFCLCGFTRGCLKWIFGGQVWALFVFVCLLLCVILSLLIIVMHHQSNTELRYKVPLFPLVPALSIILNAILIVNLQLITWVRLLVWMVVGLALYFTYGMEHSKLDQAMQTLRSWVPNQANLPGRSNFTKRARNQPRPSQEGLFDNPLPETIIKE